One Ignavibacteriota bacterium DNA segment encodes these proteins:
- a CDS encoding bifunctional alpha,alpha-trehalose-phosphate synthase (UDP-forming)/trehalose-phosphatase: MTSTPLTHRRLVIVSNRLPFVVTQSQDSLVFTESDGGLATGLRTYLDSLETGSGSFGEYLWVGWPGSTVDPARQEEVIATARDAFHAVPVFLAQEEMEQFYHGFCNSTIWPLFHYFTAYSMFDETQWEQYIRVNEIFCKAVNGILRDGDVVWIHDYHLMLLPGMVRASVPDVPIGFFLHIPFPTFEVFRLLPNSWRRQILSGLLGADLVAFHTYGYMQYFLQCTLRLLGHEHHLGQILLPDRVVRVETLPMGIHFSKFNHALDDPGVRQEQGVLASLLPGVKVVLSVDRLDYTKGVLNRLQGFEVLLEGDPSLHGNVVMIMIVVPSRTGVSHYDHMKRQIEELVGKINGKFGRIGWTPILYQYKHMSFGPLVALYSVSDVALVTPLRDGMNLVAKEYVASRNDLTGVLIISEMAGAAKELGEAITINPHTTLEIAQALREALAMPVEEQRRRNQIMQNRLRRYDVLRWANDFVHLLFATREAQDTFASRLLIEGAHDTLLKSYSTSHHRLILLDYDGTLVPFAPDPQESRPDRDLIGLLEALAADLRNTLVLVSGRDRGTLEEWFGTIPMHLVAEHGTWIKEYAGAWELLKPLPREWKERIFPILEHYADRLPGSRIEEKEYSVVWHYRNAHPEQAQLLAGELTDHLVAFTANIDVQILQGKKVIEVRNAGIHKGVAARHWMAKEEYEFVLGIGDDWTDEDLFKVLPPTAYSIKVGIANSHARYNLGGIDEVHDLLRALAAQPRDPRAQGDPKRSARKMKDGHQPVRRPQRRNGTVVAWLLGFGLYPVVRRLWTDRIPRGPQAKVEPQDDIPNRDVGTPEHTGQ, from the coding sequence ATGACATCCACACCTCTTACCCACCGGAGACTGGTGATCGTCTCCAACCGTCTTCCGTTCGTCGTCACGCAAAGTCAGGATTCTCTGGTGTTCACGGAGAGTGATGGCGGGCTGGCAACCGGGCTGCGCACGTACCTCGACTCGCTCGAGACCGGCAGCGGGAGCTTCGGCGAATACCTCTGGGTCGGGTGGCCGGGGAGCACCGTCGACCCGGCGCGCCAGGAGGAAGTGATCGCAACGGCACGCGATGCGTTCCATGCCGTGCCGGTGTTCCTTGCACAAGAAGAGATGGAGCAGTTCTATCACGGCTTCTGCAACTCCACCATCTGGCCACTCTTCCATTATTTCACAGCGTATTCGATGTTCGACGAAACGCAGTGGGAACAGTACATCCGTGTGAACGAGATATTCTGCAAAGCGGTGAACGGGATCCTTCGTGATGGGGACGTCGTGTGGATCCATGATTACCACCTGATGCTGCTCCCGGGCATGGTCCGCGCGAGCGTGCCCGATGTGCCGATCGGGTTCTTCTTGCACATCCCGTTTCCGACCTTTGAGGTGTTCCGGCTCCTTCCCAATTCCTGGCGGCGACAGATCCTCTCGGGGCTCCTCGGTGCTGACCTGGTCGCATTCCATACCTACGGCTATATGCAGTATTTTCTCCAGTGCACGCTCCGCCTCCTTGGTCACGAACACCACCTCGGCCAGATCCTTCTTCCTGATCGCGTCGTCAGGGTGGAGACGCTCCCCATGGGCATCCATTTCAGCAAATTCAACCATGCGTTGGATGATCCAGGGGTGAGGCAGGAGCAGGGCGTCCTCGCCTCGCTTCTTCCCGGCGTGAAGGTCGTCCTCTCCGTTGACCGGCTCGACTACACCAAGGGGGTTCTCAACCGCCTGCAGGGATTCGAAGTGCTGCTCGAGGGTGATCCCAGTCTCCACGGCAACGTGGTCATGATCATGATCGTGGTTCCCTCCCGCACAGGCGTCTCGCACTATGATCATATGAAGCGCCAGATCGAGGAGCTTGTCGGCAAGATCAACGGCAAGTTCGGGAGGATCGGGTGGACCCCCATCCTCTATCAGTATAAGCACATGTCCTTCGGCCCCCTGGTCGCGCTCTACAGCGTCAGTGACGTTGCCCTGGTCACCCCGCTGCGCGACGGAATGAATCTGGTCGCCAAGGAATATGTTGCGTCACGGAACGATCTGACCGGCGTGCTCATCATCAGCGAAATGGCGGGGGCCGCAAAGGAACTCGGGGAAGCCATCACCATCAACCCTCATACGACCCTGGAGATCGCGCAAGCGTTGCGCGAGGCTCTTGCTATGCCGGTGGAGGAGCAGAGGCGCCGGAATCAGATCATGCAGAATCGCCTGCGCCGGTACGATGTGCTCCGGTGGGCGAATGATTTCGTGCATCTGCTGTTCGCCACCCGGGAAGCACAGGACACGTTCGCATCGCGGCTCCTGATTGAGGGCGCGCACGACACCCTCCTGAAGTCCTATTCCACCTCCCACCACCGGTTGATCCTGCTGGACTATGATGGAACGCTCGTACCTTTCGCGCCCGATCCGCAGGAGTCGCGGCCCGATCGCGACCTCATAGGGCTCCTCGAGGCACTTGCGGCAGATCTGCGCAATACGCTCGTTCTCGTGAGCGGGAGGGACAGGGGAACGTTGGAGGAGTGGTTCGGGACGATCCCCATGCATCTCGTCGCAGAGCACGGGACATGGATCAAAGAGTATGCAGGCGCGTGGGAACTGCTGAAGCCGTTGCCACGGGAATGGAAAGAACGGATCTTCCCTATCCTTGAACACTACGCCGATCGTCTCCCGGGCTCGCGCATCGAAGAGAAGGAATATTCCGTCGTGTGGCACTACCGGAATGCCCACCCCGAACAGGCCCAGCTCCTGGCCGGTGAACTCACGGACCATCTCGTGGCCTTCACGGCCAACATCGATGTGCAGATCCTTCAGGGGAAGAAAGTCATTGAGGTCCGCAATGCGGGGATCCACAAAGGCGTCGCTGCGCGCCATTGGATGGCGAAGGAGGAGTACGAATTCGTGCTGGGGATCGGTGACGATTGGACCGACGAGGACCTCTTCAAGGTGCTCCCGCCGACGGCGTACTCCATCAAAGTTGGGATCGCCAACAGTCACGCCCGATACAATCTCGGAGGCATTGACGAAGTCCACGATCTCCTCCGCGCCCTGGCCGCGCAACCCAGAGACCCGAGGGCTCAGGGTGATCCGAAACGGAGTGCCCGGAAAATGAAGGACGGGCACCAGCCCGTACGTCGCCCTCAACGAAGGAACGGCACCGTCGTGGCGTGGCTGCTCGGTTTTGGCCTGTATCCGGTCGTGAGGCGCCTCTGGACCGACCGAATCCCGAGAGGTCCGCAAGCGAAGGTCGAACCGCAGGACGACATCCCGAATCGCGATGTCGGGACTCCAGAACATACAGGACAATGA
- the kaiC gene encoding circadian clock protein KaiC has translation MKTTKARPPKNVFPKSRTSIQGLDEITNGGLPKGRATLVCGGAGCGKTLFAMEFLVYGATRYNEKGVFVSFEETPKELIANVASLGFNLEDLVERKKIRLEYISVEKSEIKLGSEYDLVGLFVRIQEAIESIGAKRIVLDTMESLFSELPHPEMLRAELRRLLRWLKRKGVTAIITAERGDGTLTRQGLEEYVSDCVILLDHRVDDQSSVRRLRIVKYRGSTHGTNEYPFLIDEDGFSVLPVTSLGLNYSSSRARISSGIPRLDTMLSGRGYFRGSTVLVSGTAGTGKTSIASQFVEAACKRGERVLFFTFEESPSQLTRNMRSIGIDLDPWIQKGLLQFHATRPTHYGLETHLATSIKMINAFDPKVVILDPINAFVTGENQNQVKTMLLRLVDFLKMKQITSFFTSLTTAGDSLELTDVYISSLIDTWLLLRDIEIGGERNRGLYVLKSRGMIHSNQIREFKLTNHGIELLDVYVGAGGVLTGSARLSQETKDEAEQLLHQQEIVRKEIGLERKREAVEAQILLLRAEFEAEESEALKAIEIDRSRIERFDLDKRKMAKSRRSDANVKHGRA, from the coding sequence ATGAAGACCACAAAAGCACGGCCCCCGAAGAATGTGTTTCCGAAATCCCGCACGAGCATTCAAGGGTTGGACGAGATCACGAATGGGGGGCTTCCGAAAGGCAGAGCGACGCTGGTGTGCGGCGGAGCAGGGTGCGGGAAGACCCTCTTTGCCATGGAGTTCCTCGTCTACGGGGCAACGCGATACAATGAGAAGGGCGTCTTCGTGTCGTTCGAGGAAACGCCGAAAGAACTCATTGCGAACGTCGCTTCGCTGGGGTTCAACCTCGAAGATCTTGTGGAACGAAAGAAGATCCGGCTTGAATATATCAGCGTCGAAAAAAGCGAGATCAAACTGGGCAGCGAATACGATCTGGTCGGCCTGTTCGTCAGGATCCAGGAGGCCATCGAGAGCATCGGTGCAAAACGTATCGTGCTGGATACGATGGAGTCTCTCTTCTCTGAACTGCCTCACCCCGAGATGCTTCGGGCGGAACTGCGCCGTCTGCTGCGCTGGTTGAAACGGAAGGGCGTGACCGCGATCATCACCGCCGAGCGGGGAGATGGTACCCTGACCCGTCAGGGGCTGGAAGAATATGTGTCCGATTGCGTCATCCTCCTCGACCATCGCGTGGATGACCAGTCCTCGGTACGCCGGCTGCGCATCGTCAAGTATCGTGGCTCAACGCACGGCACGAATGAGTACCCCTTCCTGATCGACGAGGACGGTTTCTCTGTTCTACCCGTCACCTCCCTGGGATTGAACTACTCTTCTTCCCGCGCCCGCATCTCCAGCGGCATCCCACGGCTTGATACCATGCTTTCCGGACGCGGTTACTTCCGCGGCAGTACCGTACTCGTCTCGGGTACCGCCGGAACCGGCAAGACAAGCATCGCCTCCCAATTCGTTGAGGCCGCGTGCAAAAGGGGTGAACGCGTCCTCTTTTTTACCTTCGAAGAATCCCCGAGTCAGCTCACGCGCAATATGCGTTCGATCGGCATCGATCTGGACCCGTGGATACAGAAGGGATTGCTGCAGTTCCACGCGACCCGTCCTACACATTACGGCCTGGAGACCCATCTCGCAACAAGCATCAAGATGATCAATGCCTTCGATCCGAAGGTCGTGATCCTGGATCCGATCAACGCGTTCGTTACCGGGGAGAACCAGAACCAGGTCAAGACCATGCTGCTGCGCCTCGTGGATTTTCTGAAGATGAAGCAGATCACTTCGTTCTTCACCAGCCTCACGACCGCCGGTGATTCGCTGGAGCTGACGGATGTGTACATCTCGTCGTTGATCGATACCTGGTTGCTTCTCCGTGACATAGAGATCGGTGGGGAGCGGAACAGGGGATTGTACGTGCTGAAGTCGCGCGGCATGATACACTCCAACCAGATCCGTGAATTCAAGCTGACCAACCACGGGATCGAGCTGCTCGACGTGTACGTGGGTGCAGGCGGTGTATTGACCGGCTCGGCCCGCCTTTCGCAAGAGACCAAGGACGAAGCCGAGCAACTGCTGCACCAACAGGAGATCGTCCGCAAAGAGATCGGATTGGAGCGCAAACGGGAAGCCGTGGAGGCACAGATCCTGCTGTTGCGGGCAGAATTTGAGGCTGAGGAGTCCGAAGCGCTCAAGGCCATCGAGATCGACAGATCCAGGATCGAGCGGTTTGACCTGGACAAAAGGAAAATGGCGAAGAGCCGGAGGAGCGATGCGAATGTGAAGCATGGCCGCGCGTAA
- a CDS encoding DUF4445 domain-containing protein — MPAITFLPSGRLLEVPSGTQLLDAMGKAGIEIDLSCGGEGTCGDCIVRVKTGDVDSSSQGMLSGSALSDGHVLACRTRVLDKDVVIEIPQQSGKDGGQFIDETDSVLLIRQDLFPREWQHDPLTLKWLVQVPPPRLEDGLSDLERLTRMVQKDWGKREFHYALPVIQKLAGVLREHEGLVTITLVRSLLLYHIVDVEPGDQTTRHYGIAIDVGTTTVAVQLVSLPLAKVVGTRTAYNDQVVCGLDVISRINYAQKPERLKELSVRVLKTINTLVTEVCRAYDVDPGEISNAVIAGNTTMTHLLLGLNPEYLRLAPYTPTLLEAQYFTSREIGLEINPNSWVYISPAVGSYVGGDITSGLLCTDIATDSDAVNLFIDIGTNGEMAVGNSEFLLTCACSAGPAFEGGGIEFGMRASLGAIEKVQVAPETGASSYQTIGNVLPVGICGSGMISLLAGLSMTGWIDSAGKLDRVRSSPVIRVVGRQAIYIIATAEQSGIGKAIVISETDIENILRAKAAIFSAVAMMLEETGLDPSDLAQVYIAGGFGRFLDIEKAVCIGLLPDLPREKYFYIGNSSLTGAFMVLVSQEFREKQRQLAGRMTYIDLSSKPGYMNQYVGALFLPHTDLDLFPSVKKSRHVSGLTT, encoded by the coding sequence ATGCCCGCCATCACCTTTCTCCCGTCGGGCAGATTGCTGGAGGTTCCCTCCGGCACTCAACTGCTCGATGCAATGGGAAAGGCCGGCATCGAGATCGATCTGTCGTGTGGGGGTGAAGGGACCTGTGGCGATTGCATCGTGCGGGTGAAGACCGGTGACGTGGATTCCAGCAGTCAGGGGATGCTTTCCGGCTCGGCACTGAGTGACGGGCACGTGCTGGCGTGCAGGACCCGTGTACTGGACAAGGATGTTGTCATCGAGATCCCGCAGCAGTCGGGCAAGGATGGTGGCCAATTCATCGACGAGACAGATTCCGTGCTGCTCATCCGGCAGGATCTCTTTCCGAGAGAGTGGCAGCATGATCCACTGACCCTCAAATGGCTGGTGCAGGTTCCGCCTCCGCGCCTGGAAGATGGATTGTCCGATCTCGAGCGGTTGACACGCATGGTCCAGAAGGACTGGGGGAAGCGGGAGTTCCACTATGCGTTGCCGGTGATACAGAAGCTCGCCGGTGTTCTCCGCGAACACGAGGGGCTCGTGACGATCACCCTTGTGCGCTCGCTGCTCCTGTATCACATCGTGGACGTCGAGCCCGGGGACCAAACAACGAGGCACTACGGTATTGCCATCGATGTCGGGACCACGACCGTCGCAGTGCAGTTGGTGTCGCTCCCCCTGGCAAAGGTCGTCGGCACCCGCACCGCATACAACGACCAGGTGGTCTGTGGCCTTGACGTCATCAGCCGGATCAACTATGCGCAGAAGCCCGAGCGATTGAAGGAACTGTCGGTGCGGGTGCTGAAGACCATCAATACCCTGGTGACCGAAGTGTGCAGGGCGTATGATGTCGATCCTGGAGAGATCAGCAACGCGGTGATCGCCGGGAATACGACCATGACCCATTTGCTCCTGGGCCTGAACCCCGAATATCTCCGGCTGGCGCCGTATACGCCAACGCTCCTCGAAGCGCAGTATTTCACATCGCGCGAGATCGGGCTGGAGATCAATCCCAATTCATGGGTGTACATCTCTCCTGCGGTGGGCAGTTATGTGGGAGGGGACATCACATCGGGCCTTCTCTGTACGGATATCGCTACGGATTCCGATGCCGTGAATCTGTTCATCGACATAGGGACGAATGGGGAGATGGCGGTTGGCAACAGTGAGTTCCTTCTGACCTGTGCCTGTTCGGCGGGTCCTGCGTTCGAAGGAGGAGGGATCGAATTCGGCATGCGTGCGTCCCTGGGGGCCATCGAAAAGGTCCAGGTGGCTCCGGAGACCGGTGCATCGTCGTATCAAACCATCGGGAATGTGTTGCCGGTCGGGATATGCGGATCCGGCATGATCTCGCTCCTGGCGGGCCTCTCCATGACCGGATGGATCGACTCGGCAGGGAAGCTGGACAGGGTCAGAAGCTCTCCCGTGATCCGGGTCGTGGGCCGGCAGGCGATCTACATCATTGCCACGGCAGAGCAGAGTGGCATCGGCAAGGCGATCGTCATCAGTGAAACGGATATCGAGAACATCCTCCGCGCGAAGGCTGCGATCTTCTCGGCAGTCGCCATGATGCTGGAGGAGACAGGGCTTGATCCATCCGACCTGGCTCAGGTGTACATTGCGGGTGGCTTCGGCCGCTTCCTGGACATCGAAAAGGCGGTCTGCATCGGATTGCTCCCCGATCTGCCAAGAGAGAAGTACTTCTACATCGGGAACTCATCGCTCACCGGTGCATTCATGGTGCTGGTGTCGCAGGAGTTTCGGGAGAAACAGCGACAGCTGGCAGGGAGAATGACCTATATCGACCTCTCCTCGAAACCGGGGTACATGAATCAGTATGTCGGCGCTCTCTTTCTGCCGCACACGGATCTCGATCTCTTCCCGAGTGTGAAGAAAAGCCGGCACGTCTCAGGGCTGACGACGTGA
- a CDS encoding acetyl-CoA decarbonylase/synthase complex subunit gamma, which yields MALTGLQIQKLLPKTNCKECGSNTCLAFAMKLAAKRAELALCPYASDEAKMVLGAAGEPPVKIIALGAARSLKLGDESVLYRHEKTFVNKTAFAVNINDSDEDATIDATLAKVRDYVLERVGETIRIDMVAVTHTSNEPGRFAEVAKRVWATLERPLVLCSTDVEALAEAARAVPGSHSVLAAATEATSDQLVQVARECEHCLAVTAPDLNKLVALTTRVKAEGFDDLLLQYPTLSLAEQFQTNTTARRAAIKDSYKPLGYPGLHVIPPGDLLDTTVAALNEICKYGGICVLPEFNPAQLATLLTFRLNLFTDPQKPIQVEPKLYPIGEPKPDAPVFVTTNFSLTYFIVSGEIENCGLSAWLLVPECEGMSVLTAWAAGKFSGAVIGKFAREIGLNDLVTSRQIIIPGYVSQISGELEESMPGWKVRVGPQEVADLESFIRAGLN from the coding sequence ATGGCGCTTACCGGCTTGCAGATACAGAAATTGCTGCCCAAGACGAACTGCAAAGAATGTGGTTCCAACACATGCCTGGCATTTGCCATGAAGCTCGCAGCGAAGCGGGCGGAATTGGCGCTCTGCCCCTATGCGTCCGATGAGGCGAAAATGGTCCTCGGGGCAGCCGGCGAGCCCCCGGTCAAGATCATAGCCCTTGGAGCGGCGCGATCGCTCAAGCTTGGCGACGAATCCGTCCTGTACCGCCACGAAAAGACGTTCGTCAACAAGACCGCCTTTGCGGTGAATATCAACGACTCCGATGAGGATGCGACGATCGACGCCACGCTGGCGAAGGTCAGGGACTATGTGCTTGAGCGCGTCGGGGAAACCATCCGGATCGACATGGTGGCGGTGACGCACACGAGCAATGAGCCCGGTCGCTTTGCGGAAGTGGCAAAACGGGTGTGGGCGACACTGGAGCGGCCACTGGTTCTTTGCAGTACGGATGTGGAGGCGCTCGCAGAAGCAGCGCGTGCCGTCCCCGGTTCCCACAGCGTGCTGGCCGCTGCCACAGAAGCGACGTCGGACCAGCTCGTTCAGGTCGCCCGGGAATGTGAGCATTGCCTGGCTGTCACAGCACCAGACCTGAACAAGCTCGTTGCCTTGACGACCCGTGTAAAGGCGGAAGGATTTGATGATCTTCTGCTGCAGTATCCAACACTCTCACTGGCAGAGCAATTCCAGACCAATACAACCGCCCGGCGGGCAGCCATCAAAGACAGTTACAAACCTCTCGGGTACCCCGGTCTACATGTCATCCCGCCCGGCGATCTGCTTGACACGACGGTGGCGGCCCTGAATGAGATCTGCAAGTACGGTGGCATCTGTGTGCTGCCGGAATTCAATCCCGCGCAACTTGCGACGTTGCTCACGTTCCGGCTGAATCTCTTCACCGATCCGCAGAAGCCCATTCAGGTGGAGCCGAAGCTCTATCCGATCGGTGAACCGAAGCCGGATGCTCCGGTGTTCGTGACGACGAACTTCTCCTTGACCTATTTCATCGTGTCAGGAGAGATCGAGAATTGCGGTCTGAGTGCCTGGCTGCTGGTGCCGGAATGCGAGGGGATGAGCGTGCTGACGGCATGGGCCGCCGGCAAGTTCTCTGGTGCGGTCATCGGCAAATTCGCCCGGGAGATCGGGTTGAACGACCTCGTCACATCGCGTCAGATCATCATCCCGGGGTACGTGTCGCAGATCAGCGGGGAGCTGGAAGAAAGCATGCCGGGCTGGAAGGTCCGTGTCGGTCCACAGGAAGTTGCGGATCTGGAAAGCTTCATCCGGGCAGGGTTGAACTAG
- the cdhC gene encoding CO dehydrogenase/CO-methylating acetyl-CoA synthase complex subunit beta: MSKLICSSAIDGAVEWVAQAELKLDEALQAKGAHCPVSFPGTAYYLPIIYSFTGEKAETLGDLSRILRIAKGYLPERPSDKVWLPYLGNTLDAGVAALFACEIIEACKYVVGPDPVNGIWLGAATDTIMRERGIEFVDGTAPGFAAITGAAPTNAIAVKIARELQEKNLYVFMAGSLNGKQFADQLAEEGVQLGWETRLVPFGSDVSALVYALGFANRAALSFGGVKPGDFARNLKYNKNRIFAFVLALGEVSPAKYAAAAGAINYGFPVIADTDIPEILPTGVCTYEHVVANVPHDVLVEKALEVRGCKIKITNVPIPVAYGPAFEGERIRRTDAHAEFGGNKTAAFEFVTSKELDEITDGEITIIGPDIDAIAEGAFLPLAIWVEVAGRKMQTDFEPILERQIHHLINGAEGIWHMGQRDIVWTRVSKQGFARGLRLRHYGEIIHAKFLSEYPAIVDKVQVTLITDGDEVNKRLAVARKVYDERNRRLESMTDDAVDTFYSCLLCQSFAPNHVCVITPERLGLCGAYNWLDGKAAYEIDETGPNKPIRKNECLDPVRGIWKGIDDYVYINSHKTITSFSAYSIMNNPMTSCGCFEVICAYVPECNGVMVVNREYQGETPVGMTFSSLAGNVGGGLQTPGFMGCGKVFLTSRKFLFSEGGHKRLIWMTKELKTLLADDLQRRFGEQGVPDLLDKIVDETMAIDAHEVRRHLERNGHPAITMEDMGEYARAAAGAPEASAQRPALVTDTLAKESPSGMSAARVAAQAVVSTSVAEEEDRTAMRVSAADLELLKADLIRELKRSITSEVVGEIVNTLNAKFLGKEPEAPIAADVRSMVPPAAPIIPAAAPPAPTAAERISQVEAFQIRKETAEVPVWRVLLGATKAEGGTRGRTYTIGGETCMPFHLWEGAMPHRPLVAMEVFDVVNEKYPPVLRTAYGDLLHRPAEMARACVEKHGADLISVRLEGTHPEKGGRTPEQAVALVKEVLAAVPVPLIITGHSNYDKNNEVMKAVAQACSGEKLLLNWVEQDNYRTIAGAALAFGHALVSQSPIDVNIAKQMNILLTNMDVKPEQIVMDPMTGATGYGMEYTYSVMERIRLTALNGDRMLAGPMIVSPGQECAKIKESRATEKDFPEWGELEDRAALWELTTAISFLYAGADILIMYNPRSVAALKKTISQLLDQQ; the protein is encoded by the coding sequence ATGTCTAAACTGATATGCAGTAGTGCGATCGACGGTGCCGTCGAATGGGTCGCACAGGCGGAATTGAAGTTGGATGAAGCACTTCAGGCAAAAGGCGCACATTGTCCGGTCAGCTTTCCGGGCACTGCATATTACCTGCCGATCATCTATTCCTTCACCGGCGAGAAGGCGGAGACGCTCGGGGATCTGAGCAGGATCCTCCGTATCGCGAAGGGATATCTGCCGGAGCGTCCGTCGGACAAGGTCTGGCTGCCGTATCTGGGCAATACACTGGATGCAGGAGTGGCGGCGTTGTTCGCGTGCGAGATCATCGAGGCCTGCAAATATGTCGTCGGGCCGGATCCGGTCAACGGCATCTGGCTCGGTGCAGCCACTGATACGATCATGCGTGAACGGGGGATCGAATTTGTTGACGGGACTGCCCCCGGCTTTGCCGCGATCACCGGTGCAGCGCCGACCAACGCGATCGCCGTGAAGATCGCCCGGGAGTTGCAGGAGAAGAATCTCTACGTCTTCATGGCCGGCAGTCTGAACGGCAAGCAGTTCGCCGATCAGCTTGCTGAAGAAGGCGTGCAACTGGGGTGGGAAACGCGTCTGGTGCCGTTCGGCAGCGATGTCTCTGCCCTCGTCTATGCACTCGGGTTCGCGAACCGCGCGGCACTCTCTTTCGGTGGCGTGAAACCCGGCGACTTTGCCAGGAACCTGAAGTACAACAAGAACCGCATCTTTGCCTTCGTCCTTGCACTGGGCGAGGTCTCCCCGGCAAAGTACGCGGCTGCAGCGGGAGCCATCAATTATGGTTTCCCCGTTATCGCAGACACGGATATTCCGGAGATCCTGCCGACCGGTGTCTGTACGTATGAGCATGTGGTTGCCAACGTCCCGCATGATGTTCTCGTGGAAAAGGCACTGGAAGTGCGCGGCTGCAAGATCAAGATCACGAACGTGCCCATCCCGGTCGCGTACGGGCCGGCGTTCGAAGGCGAGAGGATCCGGCGGACCGATGCCCATGCGGAATTCGGCGGGAACAAGACGGCGGCATTCGAATTCGTGACGTCGAAAGAACTGGATGAGATCACCGACGGTGAGATCACCATCATCGGCCCGGATATCGACGCGATCGCGGAAGGCGCCTTCCTCCCTCTGGCCATATGGGTCGAGGTGGCAGGTCGCAAGATGCAGACGGATTTCGAACCCATTCTGGAACGGCAGATCCATCATCTGATCAATGGCGCGGAAGGTATCTGGCATATGGGCCAGCGCGACATTGTCTGGACGCGGGTGTCGAAGCAGGGGTTTGCCCGGGGACTGCGGCTCAGACACTACGGCGAGATCATCCACGCCAAGTTCCTCTCTGAGTATCCGGCGATCGTTGACAAGGTGCAGGTCACGCTGATCACCGATGGCGACGAAGTGAACAAGAGGCTCGCGGTTGCACGCAAGGTGTACGACGAGCGGAACCGCCGTCTGGAATCCATGACCGATGACGCGGTGGACACGTTCTACTCCTGCCTCCTGTGTCAGTCCTTTGCACCGAATCATGTGTGCGTGATCACGCCGGAACGCCTTGGCCTCTGTGGTGCGTACAACTGGCTGGACGGCAAGGCTGCCTACGAGATCGATGAGACCGGCCCGAACAAACCCATCCGGAAGAACGAGTGCCTGGATCCGGTGCGGGGGATCTGGAAGGGCATCGATGACTATGTCTACATCAACAGCCACAAGACGATCACGAGCTTTTCGGCGTACTCGATCATGAACAATCCGATGACCAGCTGTGGATGCTTCGAGGTCATCTGCGCGTATGTACCGGAGTGCAACGGCGTCATGGTGGTCAATCGTGAATATCAGGGAGAGACGCCGGTCGGCATGACATTCTCATCTCTGGCCGGCAACGTGGGCGGTGGTTTGCAGACGCCGGGTTTCATGGGATGCGGGAAGGTGTTCCTGACATCACGGAAGTTCCTCTTCTCAGAAGGCGGGCACAAACGCCTTATCTGGATGACGAAGGAACTCAAGACCCTCCTCGCTGACGATCTGCAGAGGCGATTCGGCGAACAGGGAGTGCCCGATCTGCTCGACAAGATCGTCGATGAAACCATGGCGATCGATGCGCATGAAGTGCGCCGGCACCTCGAGCGGAATGGCCATCCGGCCATCACGATGGAAGACATGGGCGAGTATGCACGAGCGGCCGCAGGAGCGCCGGAAGCCTCGGCACAGAGACCTGCATTGGTGACGGACACGCTCGCAAAGGAATCCCCATCAGGGATGTCCGCGGCGAGGGTCGCGGCCCAGGCGGTTGTGTCCACGAGTGTAGCTGAGGAGGAGGATCGTACGGCCATGCGTGTTTCAGCTGCCGATCTCGAGCTATTGAAGGCGGATCTGATCCGTGAACTGAAGAGGTCGATCACCAGTGAGGTCGTGGGTGAGATCGTCAATACGCTGAATGCGAAGTTCCTCGGAAAGGAACCGGAAGCCCCCATTGCGGCTGATGTGAGATCCATGGTCCCCCCGGCCGCGCCGATCATCCCGGCAGCAGCTCCACCTGCCCCCACCGCGGCCGAACGGATAAGCCAGGTGGAAGCATTTCAGATCCGGAAAGAAACGGCGGAGGTCCCCGTCTGGCGGGTATTGCTCGGAGCAACCAAAGCCGAAGGTGGTACGCGAGGCCGGACATACACCATCGGCGGCGAAACGTGCATGCCGTTCCATCTCTGGGAAGGAGCAATGCCACACCGTCCGCTGGTGGCCATGGAAGTGTTCGATGTCGTGAATGAGAAGTATCCACCGGTGCTGCGGACGGCGTACGGGGATCTTCTCCATCGCCCGGCGGAAATGGCACGGGCATGTGTTGAGAAGCACGGTGCCGACCTGATCAGCGTCCGCCTGGAGGGGACGCACCCTGAGAAGGGAGGTCGCACTCCCGAGCAGGCCGTTGCTCTGGTGAAAGAAGTGCTTGCCGCGGTCCCCGTTCCTCTCATCATCACCGGTCACAGCAATTACGACAAGAACAACGAAGTGATGAAGGCGGTGGCCCAGGCGTGCAGCGGAGAGAAGCTGCTGTTGAACTGGGTGGAGCAGGACAACTACCGGACCATAGCCGGTGCGGCGCTTGCATTCGGCCATGCACTTGTATCGCAAAGCCCTATCGATGTGAACATTGCGAAACAGATGAACATTCTGCTGACCAACATGGACGTCAAGCCGGAGCAGATCGTGATGGACCCGATGACAGGCGCCACGGGGTACGGCATGGAGTATACGTACTCCGTCATGGAACGGATCCGTCTCACCGCCCTGAACGGCGACCGTATGCTGGCGGGGCCGATGATCGTTTCCCCCGGACAGGAATGTGCAAAGATCAAGGAATCGCGCGCGACGGAGAAGGATTTCCCTGAATGGGGAGAACTCGAAGACCGGGCGGCCCTCTGGGAACTGACCACCGCGATCTCGTTCCTCTACGCAGGTGCTGATATCCTTATCATGTACAATCCGAGATCTGTCGCGGCTCTGAAGAAGACCATCTCTCAGTTGTTGGACCAACAATAG